The following are from one region of the Amedibacterium intestinale genome:
- a CDS encoding beta-glucosidase, with the protein MTWKLVHKKSYDIIENENGKNLSYHPNLGIQIIEKDGFAFKDLNATGNLDIFEDWRLPLTLRIHDFKTQFGLWQEKDCLYYPKGKIQIPVDVYDNLLFLYEHKLFHIEEEKEDMKFIKENYLLGVLLLMFDNDYGTGKEDYLLQLIVQSVQLGVLENVMYSIWEAVRNYLKTLSEKRNKALGEMSYVS; encoded by the coding sequence ATGACGTGGAAATTGGTGCATAAAAAATCATATGATATCATAGAAAATGAAAATGGGAAGAATTTGAGTTATCATCCTAATTTGGGTATTCAAATCATTGAAAAAGATGGCTTTGCGTTTAAAGATTTAAATGCGACAGGAAACTTAGATATATTTGAAGACTGGAGGCTTCCACTTACCTTGCGTATTCATGATTTTAAGACACAATTTGGATTATGGCAGGAAAAAGACTGTTTGTATTATCCGAAAGGAAAAATACAGATTCCTGTAGATGTATATGATAACTTGCTGTTTCTATATGAACATAAATTGTTTCATATAGAAGAAGAAAAAGAAGATATGAAATTTATAAAAGAAAACTATCTTTTAGGTGTTTTATTGTTGATGTTTGATAATGATTATGGAACAGGAAAAGAAGATTATTTGTTACAGCTAATTGTACAAAGTGTACAGCTGGGTGTATTGGAAAATGTTATGTATTCTATTTGGGAAGCTGTTCGCAACTATTTGAAAACTTTATCGGAGAAAAGAAATAAAGCCCTAGGGGAAATGTCGTATGTAAGCTAA